One part of the Homo sapiens chromosome 19, GRCh38.p14 Primary Assembly genome encodes these proteins:
- the PALM3 gene encoding paralemmin-3 isoform X2 yields MDGAAAVPEPSEDPTSKDPQSPEGQAQARIRNLEDSLFTLQSQLQLLQSASTGAQHKPSGRPSWRRQGHRPLSQSIVEAGSVGQTDLNKRASLPAGLVGTPPESPSEPREDVLGFLPGPRQVPGAAGDSSEANGPCPSPIPTPEQGLSQRAVPSEGRVGEAKGGGVVSVVWEGLRATEDCATGATGPELEAKVEEVVLEAIGDRKGAGSLELPAWVKEDRGIVEVVWEGVGGSDAEAMGEIGRVPEVVQTSSPRLQERLEAAASIEGEDVPQGSPEGDGQGGSGGEEGSFIWVERVTLSEEWEELLVEGLEGPEVAGRERGDESPLGAEGAKTGGGEETWEAEKRKAEESMGIGSEEKPGTGRDEAEMSPVVERKGGEKKLELESRGSAEKLGTEREGGEEPLGIERKVEGHLRAEKEGDEEKRGAEEEEVEEPLGVEKKGGEEEPEATKEPLEAERKGGEETLEAEKRGGEESLETEKTQGTEGDLNLEQGSREGSESQAEEMNEAGPPLEANTETRPEKEGPQPQEKPVGALEEEGVKPQTAAEGQGPLGDATPLLAETPAPEQPAECQPLLQGEGPSANPSAHPVPTYAPARQPEPSAPTEGEEASGPKQKTCQCCAVM; encoded by the exons ATGGATGGGGCAGCTGCAGTGCCAGAGCCATCCGAAGACCCCACCTCGAAGGACCCCCAGTCACCCGAGGGCCAGGCTCAGGCCCGAATCCGGAACCTGGAAGACAGTTTGTTCAC ACTCCAGTCCCAGCTGCAACTGTTGCAAAGTGCTTCCACAGGTGCCCAGCACAAGCCCTCAGGCAGGCCCAGCTGGCGCAGACAG GGTCACCGTCCTCTCTCCCAGTCCATTGTCGAGGCAGGTTCTGTAG GCCAGACTGATCTGAACAAGAGAGCCTCCCTGCCGGCTGGACTAGTGGGCACGCCTCCAGAGTCCCCCTCTGAGCCCAGGGAGGATGTCTTGGGGTTTCTGCCAGGCCCGAGGCAGGTCCCCGGGGCAGCAGGAGACTCCTCAGAAGCCAATGGCCCAtgccccagccccatccccacTCCAGAGCAGGGGCTAAGTCAGAGGGCAGTGCCATCCGAAGGGCGGGTGGGTGAGGCCAAAGGAGGGGGCGTGGTGAGTGTGGTGTGGGAAGGGCTGAGGGCCACAGAGGACTGTGCCACAGGGGCCACGGGCCCCGagctggaggctaaggtggaggaAGTGGTGCTGGAAGCCATCGGAGACAGGAAGGGAGCTGGTAGCCTGGAGCTCCCGGCCTGGGTGAAGGAGGACAGGGGCATCGTGGAGGTGGTCTGGGAGGGGGTGGGTGGCAGTGATGCAGAGGCCATGGGGGAGATAGGCAGGGTCCCTGAGGTCGTGCAGACTAGCTCGCCTAGGCTCCAGGAGAGATTAGAGGCAGCAGCTTCCATAGAAGGGGAAGATGTGCCCCAGGGCAGCCCTGAGGGTGATGGGCAGGGAGGctctggaggagaggagggatCCTTCATTTGGGTGGAGAGAGTGACCCTCAGTGAAGAGTGGGAGGAGCTGCTGGTGGAGGGGTTGGAAGGGCCCGaggtggcagggagggagagaggagatgaAAGCCCGCTGGGGGCCGAGGGGGCCAAGACGGGAGGAGGCGAGgagacctgggaggcagagaagagaaaagcGGAAGAATCCATGGGAATAGGAAGTGAGGAAAAGCCAGGGACAGGGAGGGATGAAGCGGAGATGTCACCAGTGgtagagaggaaaggaggagagaagaagtTGGAGCTGGAGAGCAGAGGAAGTGCAGAAAAGCTGGGaacagagagggaaggaggtgaGGAACCACTGGGCATAGAGAGAAAAGTTGAGGGACATTTGagggcagagaaggaaggagatgaggaaaagcgaggggcagaggaggaggaggtagaagAACCATTGGGAGTAGAGAAGAAAGGAGGTGAGGAAGAGCCAGAGGCAACCAAAGAACCactggaggcagagagaaagggaggggaggagacacTGGAGGCAGAGAAAAGGGGAGGTGAGGAATCATTGGAGACAGAGAAGACCCAAGGGACGGAGGGAGATCTGAATCTAGAACAAGGGTCTAGGGAAGGAAGTGAATCCCAGGCAGAGGAGATGAATGAGGCAGGGCCTCCCCTTGAGGCTAACACGGAGACAAGGCCAGAGAAGGAAGGACCCCAGCCCCAGGAGAAGCCAGTAGGAGCCCTGGAGGAGGAAGGAGTGAAGCCCCAAACCGCTGCTGAGGGCCAAGGCCCCTTGGGGGATGCCACACCTCTTCTGGCAGAGACCCCAGCCCCAGAGCAGCCCGCCGAATGCCAGCCACTGCTTCAGGGGGAGGGGCCCAGCGCCAACCCCAGTGCCCACCCTGTGCCCACCTACGCGCCTGCCCGGCAGCCTGAGCCATCTGCCCCCACCGAGGGTGAAGAGGCAAGTGGCCCTAAGCAAAAGACGTGCCAGTGTTGTGCGGTCATGTGA
- the PALM3 gene encoding paralemmin-3 isoform X1, whose protein sequence is MALQSQVWSLATPMPMAESSLYRQRLEVIARKSLRERWLMDGAAAVPEPSEDPTSKDPQSPEGQAQARIRNLEDSLFTLQSQLQLLQSASTGAQHKPSGRPSWRRQGHRPLSQSIVEAGSVGQTDLNKRASLPAGLVGTPPESPSEPREDVLGFLPGPRQVPGAAGDSSEANGPCPSPIPTPEQGLSQRAVPSEGRVGEAKGGGVVSVVWEGLRATEDCATGATGPELEAKVEEVVLEAIGDRKGAGSLELPAWVKEDRGIVEVVWEGVGGSDAEAMGEIGRVPEVVQTSSPRLQERLEAAASIEGEDVPQGSPEGDGQGGSGGEEGSFIWVERVTLSEEWEELLVEGLEGPEVAGRERGDESPLGAEGAKTGGGEETWEAEKRKAEESMGIGSEEKPGTGRDEAEMSPVVERKGGEKKLELESRGSAEKLGTEREGGEEPLGIERKVEGHLRAEKEGDEEKRGAEEEEVEEPLGVEKKGGEEEPEATKEPLEAERKGGEETLEAEKRGGEESLETEKTQGTEGDLNLEQGSREGSESQAEEMNEAGPPLEANTETRPEKEGPQPQEKPVGALEEEGVKPQTAAEGQGPLGDATPLLAETPAPEQPAECQPLLQGEGPSANPSAHPVPTYAPARQPEPSAPTEGEEASGPKQKTCQCCAVM, encoded by the exons ATGGCCCTGCAGAGCCAGGTGTGGTCTCTGGCCACACCCAT GCCCATGGCGGAGAGCTCCCTCTACCGGCAGCGGCTAGAAGTCATCGCT aGGAAGTCTCTCCGGGAACGTTGGCTAATGGATGGGGCAGCTGCAGTGCCAGAGCCATCCGAAGACCCCACCTCGAAGGACCCCCAGTCACCCGAGGGCCAGGCTCAGGCCCGAATCCGGAACCTGGAAGACAGTTTGTTCAC ACTCCAGTCCCAGCTGCAACTGTTGCAAAGTGCTTCCACAGGTGCCCAGCACAAGCCCTCAGGCAGGCCCAGCTGGCGCAGACAG GGTCACCGTCCTCTCTCCCAGTCCATTGTCGAGGCAGGTTCTGTAG GCCAGACTGATCTGAACAAGAGAGCCTCCCTGCCGGCTGGACTAGTGGGCACGCCTCCAGAGTCCCCCTCTGAGCCCAGGGAGGATGTCTTGGGGTTTCTGCCAGGCCCGAGGCAGGTCCCCGGGGCAGCAGGAGACTCCTCAGAAGCCAATGGCCCAtgccccagccccatccccacTCCAGAGCAGGGGCTAAGTCAGAGGGCAGTGCCATCCGAAGGGCGGGTGGGTGAGGCCAAAGGAGGGGGCGTGGTGAGTGTGGTGTGGGAAGGGCTGAGGGCCACAGAGGACTGTGCCACAGGGGCCACGGGCCCCGagctggaggctaaggtggaggaAGTGGTGCTGGAAGCCATCGGAGACAGGAAGGGAGCTGGTAGCCTGGAGCTCCCGGCCTGGGTGAAGGAGGACAGGGGCATCGTGGAGGTGGTCTGGGAGGGGGTGGGTGGCAGTGATGCAGAGGCCATGGGGGAGATAGGCAGGGTCCCTGAGGTCGTGCAGACTAGCTCGCCTAGGCTCCAGGAGAGATTAGAGGCAGCAGCTTCCATAGAAGGGGAAGATGTGCCCCAGGGCAGCCCTGAGGGTGATGGGCAGGGAGGctctggaggagaggagggatCCTTCATTTGGGTGGAGAGAGTGACCCTCAGTGAAGAGTGGGAGGAGCTGCTGGTGGAGGGGTTGGAAGGGCCCGaggtggcagggagggagagaggagatgaAAGCCCGCTGGGGGCCGAGGGGGCCAAGACGGGAGGAGGCGAGgagacctgggaggcagagaagagaaaagcGGAAGAATCCATGGGAATAGGAAGTGAGGAAAAGCCAGGGACAGGGAGGGATGAAGCGGAGATGTCACCAGTGgtagagaggaaaggaggagagaagaagtTGGAGCTGGAGAGCAGAGGAAGTGCAGAAAAGCTGGGaacagagagggaaggaggtgaGGAACCACTGGGCATAGAGAGAAAAGTTGAGGGACATTTGagggcagagaaggaaggagatgaggaaaagcgaggggcagaggaggaggaggtagaagAACCATTGGGAGTAGAGAAGAAAGGAGGTGAGGAAGAGCCAGAGGCAACCAAAGAACCactggaggcagagagaaagggaggggaggagacacTGGAGGCAGAGAAAAGGGGAGGTGAGGAATCATTGGAGACAGAGAAGACCCAAGGGACGGAGGGAGATCTGAATCTAGAACAAGGGTCTAGGGAAGGAAGTGAATCCCAGGCAGAGGAGATGAATGAGGCAGGGCCTCCCCTTGAGGCTAACACGGAGACAAGGCCAGAGAAGGAAGGACCCCAGCCCCAGGAGAAGCCAGTAGGAGCCCTGGAGGAGGAAGGAGTGAAGCCCCAAACCGCTGCTGAGGGCCAAGGCCCCTTGGGGGATGCCACACCTCTTCTGGCAGAGACCCCAGCCCCAGAGCAGCCCGCCGAATGCCAGCCACTGCTTCAGGGGGAGGGGCCCAGCGCCAACCCCAGTGCCCACCCTGTGCCCACCTACGCGCCTGCCCGGCAGCCTGAGCCATCTGCCCCCACCGAGGGTGAAGAGGCAAGTGGCCCTAAGCAAAAGACGTGCCAGTGTTGTGCGGTCATGTGA
- the PALM3 gene encoding paralemmin-3 isoform 1 (isoform 1 is encoded by transcript variant 1): MALQSQVWSLATPMPMAESSLYRQRLEVIAEKRRLQEEIRAARREVEEEKLRVERLKRKSLRERWLMDGAAAVPEPSEDPTSKDPQSPEGQAQARIRNLEDSLFTLQSQLQLLQSASTGAQHKPSGRPSWRRQGHRPLSQSIVEAGSVGQTDLNKRASLPAGLVGTPPESPSEPREDVLGFLPGPRQVPGAAGDSSEANGPCPSPIPTPEQGLSQRAVPSEGRVGEAKGGGVVSVVWEGLRATEDCATGATGPELEAKVEEVVLEAIGDRKGAGSLELPAWVKEDRGIVEVVWEGVGGSDAEAMGEIGRVPEVVQTSSPRLQERLEAAASIEGEDVPQGSPEGDGQGGSGGEEGSFIWVERVTLSEEWEELLVEGLEGPEVAGRERGDESPLGAEGAKTGGGEETWEAEKRKAEESMGIGSEEKPGTGRDEAEMSPVVERKGGEKKLELESRGSAEKLGTEREGGEEPLGIERKVEGHLRAEKEGDEEKRGAEEEEVEEPLGVEKKGGEEEPEATKEPLEAERKGGEETLEAEKRGGEESLETEKTQGTEGDLNLEQGSREGSESQAEEMNEAGPPLEANTETRPEKEGPQPQEKPVGALEEEGVKPQTAAEGQGPLGDATPLLAETPAPEQPAECQPLLQGEGPSANPSAHPVPTYAPARQPEPSAPTEGEEASGPKQKTCQCCAVM; the protein is encoded by the exons ATGGCCCTGCAGAGCCAGGTGTGGTCTCTGGCCACACCCAT GCCCATGGCGGAGAGCTCCCTCTACCGGCAGCGGCTAGAAGTCATCGCT GAGAAGCGGCGGCTGCAGGAGGAGATCCGCGCCGCGcgccgggaggtggaggaggagaaacTCCGCGTGGAGCGTCTCAAG aGGAAGTCTCTCCGGGAACGTTGGCTAATGGATGGGGCAGCTGCAGTGCCAGAGCCATCCGAAGACCCCACCTCGAAGGACCCCCAGTCACCCGAGGGCCAGGCTCAGGCCCGAATCCGGAACCTGGAAGACAGTTTGTTCAC ACTCCAGTCCCAGCTGCAACTGTTGCAAAGTGCTTCCACAGGTGCCCAGCACAAGCCCTCAGGCAGGCCCAGCTGGCGCAGACAG GGTCACCGTCCTCTCTCCCAGTCCATTGTCGAGGCAGGTTCTGTAG GCCAGACTGATCTGAACAAGAGAGCCTCCCTGCCGGCTGGACTAGTGGGCACGCCTCCAGAGTCCCCCTCTGAGCCCAGGGAGGATGTCTTGGGGTTTCTGCCAGGCCCGAGGCAGGTCCCCGGGGCAGCAGGAGACTCCTCAGAAGCCAATGGCCCAtgccccagccccatccccacTCCAGAGCAGGGGCTAAGTCAGAGGGCAGTGCCATCCGAAGGGCGGGTGGGTGAGGCCAAAGGAGGGGGCGTGGTGAGTGTGGTGTGGGAAGGGCTGAGGGCCACAGAGGACTGTGCCACAGGGGCCACGGGCCCCGagctggaggctaaggtggaggaAGTGGTGCTGGAAGCCATCGGAGACAGGAAGGGAGCTGGTAGCCTGGAGCTCCCGGCCTGGGTGAAGGAGGACAGGGGCATCGTGGAGGTGGTCTGGGAGGGGGTGGGTGGCAGTGATGCAGAGGCCATGGGGGAGATAGGCAGGGTCCCTGAGGTCGTGCAGACTAGCTCGCCTAGGCTCCAGGAGAGATTAGAGGCAGCAGCTTCCATAGAAGGGGAAGATGTGCCCCAGGGCAGCCCTGAGGGTGATGGGCAGGGAGGctctggaggagaggagggatCCTTCATTTGGGTGGAGAGAGTGACCCTCAGTGAAGAGTGGGAGGAGCTGCTGGTGGAGGGGTTGGAAGGGCCCGaggtggcagggagggagagaggagatgaAAGCCCGCTGGGGGCCGAGGGGGCCAAGACGGGAGGAGGCGAGgagacctgggaggcagagaagagaaaagcGGAAGAATCCATGGGAATAGGAAGTGAGGAAAAGCCAGGGACAGGGAGGGATGAAGCGGAGATGTCACCAGTGgtagagaggaaaggaggagagaagaagtTGGAGCTGGAGAGCAGAGGAAGTGCAGAAAAGCTGGGaacagagagggaaggaggtgaGGAACCACTGGGCATAGAGAGAAAAGTTGAGGGACATTTGagggcagagaaggaaggagatgaggaaaagcgaggggcagaggaggaggaggtagaagAACCATTGGGAGTAGAGAAGAAAGGAGGTGAGGAAGAGCCAGAGGCAACCAAAGAACCactggaggcagagagaaagggaggggaggagacacTGGAGGCAGAGAAAAGGGGAGGTGAGGAATCATTGGAGACAGAGAAGACCCAAGGGACGGAGGGAGATCTGAATCTAGAACAAGGGTCTAGGGAAGGAAGTGAATCCCAGGCAGAGGAGATGAATGAGGCAGGGCCTCCCCTTGAGGCTAACACGGAGACAAGGCCAGAGAAGGAAGGACCCCAGCCCCAGGAGAAGCCAGTAGGAGCCCTGGAGGAGGAAGGAGTGAAGCCCCAAACCGCTGCTGAGGGCCAAGGCCCCTTGGGGGATGCCACACCTCTTCTGGCAGAGACCCCAGCCCCAGAGCAGCCCGCCGAATGCCAGCCACTGCTTCAGGGGGAGGGGCCCAGCGCCAACCCCAGTGCCCACCCTGTGCCCACCTACGCGCCTGCCCGGCAGCCTGAGCCATCTGCCCCCACCGAGGGTGAAGAGGCAAGTGGCCCTAAGCAAAAGACGTGCCAGTGTTGTGCGGTCATGTGA